The following are encoded in a window of Geobacter metallireducens GS-15 genomic DNA:
- a CDS encoding 5-formyltetrahydrofolate cyclo-ligase produces the protein MPKRKLRQCMLDKRRTLAAEERRYSGRLIQQAFVALPEFAEARIVALYSPIGGEVETGEVMEAALKEGKIVIFPVVCGDCLRFVKVSDPSEMTKGAFGIAEPCLTGEAYPPDAADLVVVPGVAFDRAGKRIGFGKGYYDRALHHLEGSGKLVAFCYDFQLVDEIVAESHDVAVDVIITEKRVITLHGYQ, from the coding sequence ATGCCCAAGAGAAAGCTTCGGCAATGCATGCTCGATAAACGGCGCACCTTGGCCGCCGAAGAACGGCGCTATTCTGGGCGTCTTATCCAGCAGGCATTTGTTGCGCTTCCTGAGTTTGCTGAGGCCCGCATTGTTGCTCTCTATTCACCTATCGGAGGAGAGGTGGAGACGGGCGAGGTGATGGAGGCCGCCCTTAAGGAAGGAAAGATCGTGATCTTTCCGGTGGTCTGTGGGGATTGCCTCCGCTTTGTCAAGGTTTCAGACCCAAGCGAGATGACCAAGGGAGCGTTCGGGATTGCCGAGCCGTGCCTTACCGGCGAAGCCTACCCCCCGGATGCTGCTGACCTTGTTGTCGTCCCCGGTGTCGCGTTCGATCGCGCCGGAAAACGAATAGGTTTCGGGAAGGGCTACTACGACAGGGCGCTCCATCATCTTGAAGGGAGCGGGAAGCTTGTCGCCTTTTGTTATGACTTCCAGCTTGTGGACGAGATTGTCGCGGAATCCCATGACGTCGCAGTCGATGTCATTATCACCGAGAAGAGAGTTATCACTCTTCACGGTTATCAATAG
- the rny gene encoding ribonuclease Y, translating into MKIEIAIVLILAAAGLGYFVGNMLRKRISDTLVSKAEELASKIVDDAKREAETITKEAELKAKDEVFQAKAEAERDAKEKRKDLQALEKRLQQKEENLDKKMNLFDQRDADLTKKDQALLNREQGLVQKEERLDGLIAEQREKLESISGLSSTEAKKILMDAMESEAKLDAAKRIKVIEEEARETADKKSKEIMALAIQRYAGEYVAERSVSVVALPSDEMKGRIIGREGRNIRALEAATGIDLIIDDTPEAVILSGFNPVRREVAKIALEKLITDGRIHPGRIEEVVAKAEEEVEQTIKEAGDQAAFDLGVHGIHPEILKLIGRLKYRTSYSQNVYQHSLEVAFLCGIMASELGINVKQAKRAGLLHDLGKAVDHEVEGSHAVIGAELARKYGESPKIVHAIMAHHEDEKPNTVLAVLVQAADALSGARPGARREMMETYVKRLDDLERIATSFVGVNNSFAIQAGREIRVMVSSDEVTDERAVVLAKDIAKKIEAEMTYPGQIKVNVIRETRAIEYAR; encoded by the coding sequence TTGAAGATAGAAATCGCCATTGTCCTAATCCTTGCAGCCGCCGGGCTTGGATACTTTGTGGGAAACATGCTGCGCAAGCGTATTTCCGACACCCTCGTCAGCAAGGCAGAAGAGCTTGCGTCAAAGATTGTCGATGACGCAAAGCGTGAAGCGGAAACGATAACCAAGGAAGCAGAACTCAAGGCCAAGGATGAAGTATTTCAGGCAAAGGCTGAGGCGGAGCGAGATGCCAAGGAGAAGCGCAAGGATCTTCAGGCCCTGGAAAAACGTCTCCAGCAGAAGGAAGAGAATCTCGATAAGAAGATGAACCTCTTTGACCAACGCGACGCTGACCTTACGAAAAAGGATCAGGCGCTTCTTAACCGTGAGCAAGGACTTGTTCAGAAGGAAGAGAGGCTTGACGGTCTCATTGCGGAGCAAAGGGAAAAACTTGAGAGTATTTCCGGCCTTTCGTCTACAGAGGCAAAGAAAATCCTCATGGATGCCATGGAGAGCGAGGCCAAGCTCGATGCCGCCAAGCGGATCAAGGTCATCGAGGAGGAGGCTCGCGAAACGGCCGACAAGAAGTCGAAGGAGATAATGGCCCTGGCCATCCAACGTTACGCGGGCGAGTACGTTGCCGAGCGGTCCGTGTCGGTTGTGGCGCTCCCTTCGGATGAGATGAAAGGGCGGATTATAGGTCGTGAAGGCCGGAATATCAGGGCATTGGAGGCTGCTACCGGTATTGATCTCATCATCGATGACACTCCCGAGGCGGTTATTCTGTCCGGTTTCAACCCGGTTCGCCGCGAAGTGGCAAAGATTGCCCTGGAAAAACTCATCACTGATGGCCGCATTCATCCCGGCCGCATCGAAGAGGTTGTGGCCAAGGCCGAAGAGGAAGTTGAGCAGACTATCAAAGAAGCCGGCGATCAGGCTGCTTTCGACCTTGGTGTGCACGGCATTCACCCTGAAATATTGAAGCTGATCGGTCGCCTCAAGTATCGCACCTCTTACAGCCAGAATGTTTACCAACACTCTCTTGAGGTTGCGTTCCTCTGCGGCATCATGGCTTCCGAGCTTGGTATCAACGTTAAGCAAGCCAAGCGCGCCGGCCTTCTTCACGATTTGGGCAAGGCGGTTGATCACGAGGTCGAGGGATCCCACGCGGTTATTGGCGCGGAGCTTGCGCGCAAGTATGGCGAATCCCCGAAGATCGTTCACGCTATCATGGCCCACCACGAAGACGAGAAGCCCAATACCGTTCTTGCGGTTCTTGTTCAAGCCGCCGATGCTTTGTCCGGTGCCCGCCCCGGAGCCCGGCGCGAGATGATGGAAACATACGTGAAACGCCTTGATGATCTGGAGCGTATTGCCACATCGTTTGTCGGAGTCAACAATTCCTTCGCCATTCAGGCAGGACGCGAAATCAGGGTTATGGTTTCGAGCGATGAAGTCACCGACGAGCGGGCTGTTGTTCTCGCTAAAGACATAGCAAAGAAGATCGAAGCCGAGATGACCTACCCGGGGCAGATCAAGGTTAACGTGATCCGGGAAACCCGGGCCATTGAGTATGCCCGTTAA
- a CDS encoding TIGR00282 family metallophosphoesterase, with product MPVNILFIGDIVGAPGRQAVSRELHRLIDRYRIDLVIANGENAAGGFGITEEKARELYSLGIDVLTSGNHVWDKKESYPYIRREERLVRPANYPPETIGRGSTVVRTAGGISIGILNLEGRVFMNSLDCPFRAADREIVQLKEQANIIFVDFHAEATSEKVALGWYLDGKVSAVVGTHTHVQTADERILPGGTAYMTDAGMTGSFDSVIGVKKELAVERFTSQMPVRFEVAKKDIRLNGVVLGIDEMSGSALSVERISLTCS from the coding sequence ATGCCCGTTAATATCCTTTTTATTGGTGATATCGTTGGCGCCCCGGGCCGTCAGGCCGTGTCCCGCGAGCTCCACCGCCTCATTGACCGTTACCGGATAGATCTGGTCATAGCCAATGGCGAGAACGCGGCCGGCGGTTTCGGCATTACCGAAGAGAAGGCCCGCGAACTCTATTCTCTCGGTATCGACGTGTTAACGAGTGGAAACCACGTCTGGGATAAAAAGGAATCGTATCCCTATATCCGACGGGAGGAGCGTCTTGTGCGGCCGGCTAACTACCCCCCTGAGACGATTGGTCGGGGGAGCACGGTCGTGCGGACCGCCGGAGGAATTAGTATTGGTATCCTTAACCTCGAAGGTCGCGTATTCATGAACAGTCTTGATTGTCCATTCCGTGCTGCTGACCGGGAGATAGTTCAGCTTAAGGAGCAAGCCAACATTATTTTTGTTGATTTTCATGCCGAAGCCACTTCCGAAAAAGTTGCCTTGGGTTGGTATCTGGACGGCAAAGTGAGTGCCGTTGTCGGAACGCACACCCATGTTCAGACAGCCGACGAGCGGATCCTTCCCGGCGGCACCGCCTATATGACAGACGCTGGAATGACCGGTAGTTTCGATTCGGTAATCGGCGTCAAAAAAGAGCTTGCCGTTGAGCGCTTCACAAGCCAGATGCCGGTCCGGTTCGAAGTAGCAAAAAAAGATATACGTCTGAACGGAGTTGTCCTTGGGATCGATGAGATGAGCGGTTCCGCGCTTTCAGTTGAACGGATTTCACTTACGTGTTCGTGA
- the tyrS gene encoding tyrosine--tRNA ligase — MSVAEQMAIIKRGATEILLEKELEEKIEKSLSTGVPLRIKAGFDPTAPDLHLGHTVLLHKMRQFQQLGHEVCFLIGDFTGMIGDPTGKSETRKALTREDVLKNAETYKEQVFKILDPKKTRVVFNSEWLGKMTASDMIGLAAQSTVARMLERDDFGKRFANQLPISIHEFLYPLIQGYDSVALKADVELGGTDQKFNLLVGRELQRVWKQSPQSVITMPLLEGLDGVNKMSKSLGNYIGINEPADEIFGKIMSISDELMLRYYELLSDLTLAEIEKLKAAMRDGDVHPMAAKKQLAREIVARYHGAVAADNAEESFVRRFRDNQTPEEMPECILSAEEGKVLLGRLLAEAGLVKSNSEGRRAINQGGVKVNGEKVTNDMLELPGVGEYVLQFGKRRFARIVFK, encoded by the coding sequence ATGTCGGTAGCTGAACAGATGGCGATCATCAAGCGCGGAGCAACAGAAATACTCCTTGAGAAAGAACTTGAGGAAAAAATCGAAAAATCACTGAGTACCGGGGTTCCGTTGAGAATCAAGGCCGGATTTGATCCAACAGCACCCGACCTCCATCTCGGCCATACGGTCCTCTTGCACAAAATGCGTCAGTTTCAGCAGTTGGGTCATGAGGTCTGCTTTCTTATCGGCGACTTCACAGGGATGATCGGTGACCCCACAGGCAAGTCGGAGACCCGTAAGGCTCTTACCCGTGAAGATGTTCTGAAAAACGCTGAAACCTATAAAGAACAGGTATTCAAGATACTGGATCCGAAGAAGACGCGGGTCGTTTTCAACTCCGAGTGGCTTGGAAAAATGACGGCCTCCGACATGATCGGGCTTGCGGCACAATCTACAGTAGCGCGGATGCTGGAACGTGACGATTTCGGTAAACGATTTGCCAATCAACTTCCTATCAGCATTCACGAATTTCTCTACCCACTCATCCAAGGATACGATTCCGTAGCACTCAAGGCTGATGTTGAACTCGGAGGGACGGATCAAAAGTTCAATCTCCTTGTCGGCCGCGAATTGCAGCGTGTATGGAAACAATCTCCCCAGAGCGTTATTACCATGCCTCTTCTTGAAGGCCTTGATGGCGTCAACAAGATGAGCAAGTCACTGGGAAACTATATCGGTATTAATGAGCCTGCCGATGAAATTTTTGGGAAAATCATGTCCATTTCGGACGAACTTATGCTCCGGTACTACGAGCTGCTCAGCGATCTGACGCTTGCGGAAATCGAAAAACTCAAAGCAGCTATGCGGGATGGTGATGTGCATCCAATGGCAGCTAAGAAGCAGCTTGCTCGCGAAATAGTTGCTCGTTATCACGGTGCAGTTGCAGCCGATAATGCGGAGGAGAGTTTTGTCAGGCGATTCCGTGATAATCAAACTCCGGAAGAAATGCCTGAATGCATCTTGTCGGCTGAGGAGGGCAAGGTGCTGCTGGGCAGATTGCTGGCTGAAGCGGGGCTCGTGAAATCGAACAGTGAGGGACGTCGCGCAATCAACCAGGGCGGCGTGAAGGTGAATGGAGAAAAGGTCACCAACGATATGCTCGAACTCCCCGGTGTCGGAGAGTACGTCTTGCAGTTTGGCAAGCGGCGTTTCGCGAGAATTGTCTTTAAGTAA
- the gdhA gene encoding NADP-specific glutamate dehydrogenase: protein MSPQLIDERLAGIYQDVLKRNPGEVEFHQAVAEVLESLGPVVTKHPEYLERKIIERIAEPERQIIFRVPWQDDKGQVHINRGFRVEFNSALGPYKGGLRFHPSVYLGIIKFLGFEQIFKNSLTGMPIGGGKGGSDFDPKGKTDDEVMRFCQSFMTELYRHIGEHTDVPAGDIGVGGREIGYMFGQYKRITNRWEAGVLTGKGLKFGGSLVRPEATGYGATYFINEALKVRKDSFDGKTCLVSGSGNVAIYTIEKIHQLGGKCIACSDSNGVIIHEKGLDVELIKQLKEVERRRIADYATYHKDAKYIANGNIWDIPCQVAMPSATQNEINGKDAKTLVKNGCIAVGEGANMPTTPEGIKVFIEAQIAYGPGKAANAGGVATSALEMQQNAQRDSWSFEETEKKLEKIMVGIHKLCYETAEEYGDKGNYVTGANIAGFIKVADAMVAHGLV from the coding sequence ATGTCACCACAACTTATCGACGAAAGACTCGCAGGCATCTATCAGGATGTGCTCAAGCGCAACCCGGGCGAGGTGGAATTCCACCAGGCCGTGGCCGAGGTCCTGGAATCCCTCGGACCGGTCGTGACCAAGCACCCGGAATACCTGGAGCGCAAAATCATTGAGCGGATCGCTGAACCGGAGCGTCAGATTATCTTCCGGGTGCCCTGGCAGGACGACAAGGGGCAGGTCCACATCAACCGAGGCTTCCGCGTTGAATTCAACTCCGCTCTCGGCCCCTATAAGGGAGGCCTCCGCTTCCACCCCTCCGTCTATCTCGGCATTATCAAGTTCCTCGGCTTCGAGCAGATCTTCAAGAACTCCCTCACCGGCATGCCGATCGGTGGCGGCAAAGGTGGTTCCGACTTCGATCCGAAAGGGAAGACCGATGACGAAGTAATGCGTTTCTGCCAGAGCTTCATGACTGAACTCTATCGCCACATTGGCGAACACACCGATGTTCCGGCAGGAGACATCGGGGTTGGCGGCCGCGAAATCGGCTACATGTTCGGCCAGTACAAGCGGATCACTAACCGCTGGGAAGCCGGCGTCCTCACCGGCAAGGGACTCAAGTTCGGCGGATCCCTGGTTCGTCCGGAAGCAACAGGCTACGGCGCCACATACTTCATCAACGAAGCCCTCAAGGTACGCAAAGATTCCTTCGACGGCAAGACCTGCCTGGTATCAGGTTCAGGTAACGTGGCCATCTACACCATCGAGAAGATCCACCAACTGGGTGGCAAGTGCATTGCCTGCTCCGACAGTAACGGCGTCATCATCCACGAGAAAGGGCTTGATGTGGAACTGATCAAGCAGCTGAAGGAAGTGGAGCGTCGCCGGATCGCCGATTACGCCACCTACCACAAGGATGCCAAGTACATCGCCAACGGCAACATCTGGGATATCCCCTGCCAGGTAGCCATGCCATCAGCAACCCAGAACGAGATCAACGGCAAGGATGCCAAGACCCTGGTGAAGAACGGTTGTATTGCCGTGGGCGAAGGGGCAAACATGCCCACCACGCCGGAAGGGATCAAGGTGTTCATCGAGGCCCAAATTGCCTACGGTCCAGGCAAGGCGGCCAATGCCGGCGGGGTTGCCACCTCGGCCCTCGAAATGCAACAGAACGCCCAGCGCGATTCCTGGTCCTTCGAAGAGACCGAGAAGAAGCTGGAGAAGATCATGGTCGGCATTCACAAGCTCTGCTACGAAACTGCCGAAGAGTATGGCGACAAGGGGAACTATGTCACCGGCGCCAACATCGCCGGTTTCATCAAGGTAGCTGACGCCATGGTCGCTCACGGTCTGGTATAA
- a CDS encoding peptidoglycan-binding domain-containing protein yields MTNAYRRGSTGAEVKTIQTRLAGLGLYSGDTDGIFGGGTESAVKNFQRKNGLDVDGIVGEDTWKKLFHGEKLLEPEIGKQTLAYRCLALTGTIETGKPIPHCFAVVSGDFDGQGLSFGALQWNLGQGSLQPLFQEMAEKYPSQLESICHDYFPELKAIFTSDKDDQLAWVRSVQDQQRFSLFEPWKGLLTTLGRTAEFQNIQIGAAGMLFSDAKDLCAEYGLWSERGVALMFDIKTQNGSISPLVKSQIMADFSRLGGDLSKDETEEARLIIVANRRAEASNPRWIEDVRKRKVAIACGEGMVHGNYLHLEDQFGIGLKPF; encoded by the coding sequence ATGACGAACGCCTATCGACGCGGAAGCACGGGAGCAGAGGTAAAGACAATCCAGACACGGTTGGCGGGGCTTGGGCTTTATAGTGGCGATACTGACGGCATCTTTGGTGGCGGCACCGAAAGCGCTGTGAAGAATTTTCAGCGGAAGAACGGACTGGATGTGGATGGAATCGTTGGGGAGGATACCTGGAAAAAGCTTTTCCACGGTGAAAAGCTGCTGGAGCCCGAAATCGGCAAGCAGACTCTGGCATATCGCTGTCTGGCTCTGACAGGCACCATCGAAACGGGCAAACCGATACCCCACTGCTTTGCTGTCGTCTCTGGCGATTTCGACGGCCAGGGGCTCAGTTTCGGCGCTCTCCAGTGGAATCTGGGCCAGGGGTCGCTGCAGCCGCTCTTCCAGGAAATGGCGGAAAAGTACCCCAGCCAACTGGAGAGTATCTGCCACGACTACTTTCCCGAGTTAAAGGCCATTTTTACCTCCGATAAGGACGACCAGCTCGCCTGGGTCCGCTCGGTCCAGGACCAGCAGCGCTTTAGCCTGTTCGAACCATGGAAGGGGCTTCTCACCACCTTGGGGCGCACCGCTGAGTTCCAGAATATCCAAATAGGCGCCGCAGGCATGCTCTTCAGCGATGCCAAGGACCTCTGTGCCGAGTATGGCCTCTGGTCCGAGCGTGGCGTGGCGCTCATGTTCGACATCAAGACCCAGAACGGGAGCATCTCTCCCTTGGTGAAATCCCAGATCATGGCCGACTTCTCCCGGTTGGGAGGCGACCTGAGTAAGGACGAGACTGAAGAAGCCCGCCTGATTATCGTGGCAAACCGTCGGGCCGAGGCCTCTAACCCGCGGTGGATAGAGGACGTGCGCAAGCGCAAGGTAGCCATCGCCTGCGGTGAAGGTATGGTGCACGGAAACTATCTTCACCTTGAAGACCAGTTCGGCATCGGGCTCAAGCCATTCTGA
- the corA gene encoding magnesium/cobalt transporter CorA, protein MRNKLVTKRSAKAGLPPGTLVHIGERHREAARVSIIAYDEKGVYEQASDDLAACFPLRNQPEVSWINVEGIHSIELLQKLGECYGIHPLVLEDILNTDQRPKREDYGAYLFIVLKMLSLKNGNKGVAAEQMSLILGENFVLSFQEGLAGDPFDPVRERLRAGRGKIRSLGADYLVYSLIDAIIDNYFVILESLAERIERLEEELVANPVRETVGRLHILKREVIFLRKSIWPLREVISGLERRESSLVREETAIYLRDVYDHTVQIIDTVETFRDILSGLLDIYLSTLSNRTNEVMKVLTIIATLFMPLTFIAGLYGMNFHYMPELNWRWGYPAVLILMLLVIGGMLVFFRRKKWI, encoded by the coding sequence ATGAGGAACAAGCTCGTCACAAAGCGTTCCGCCAAGGCGGGGCTTCCCCCCGGCACCCTCGTTCACATCGGCGAACGGCACCGCGAAGCGGCCCGGGTCTCCATTATCGCCTATGACGAGAAAGGCGTTTACGAACAGGCTTCCGACGACCTTGCCGCCTGTTTCCCTCTGCGCAACCAGCCGGAAGTCAGCTGGATCAATGTGGAGGGAATCCACAGCATCGAACTCCTTCAGAAACTGGGCGAATGTTACGGCATCCACCCTCTGGTGCTGGAAGACATTCTCAATACCGACCAGCGCCCGAAGCGGGAGGACTACGGCGCCTACCTCTTCATCGTTCTCAAGATGCTCTCCCTCAAAAACGGCAACAAAGGGGTGGCTGCCGAACAGATGAGTCTCATTCTGGGTGAGAACTTCGTGCTCTCCTTCCAGGAGGGGCTTGCGGGGGATCCCTTCGACCCGGTTCGTGAGCGGCTGCGGGCCGGTCGTGGGAAAATCCGCTCCCTGGGAGCCGATTATCTCGTCTACTCCCTCATCGACGCCATTATTGACAACTACTTCGTTATCCTCGAAAGCCTGGCGGAGCGGATCGAGCGGCTCGAAGAAGAGCTGGTGGCCAATCCGGTGCGCGAAACCGTCGGCAGGCTCCACATCCTCAAGCGGGAAGTGATTTTTCTGCGCAAATCAATCTGGCCCCTCCGCGAGGTGATCAGCGGCCTCGAACGGCGTGAATCGTCCCTCGTCCGCGAAGAGACCGCCATCTACCTGCGCGATGTCTATGACCATACCGTGCAGATCATTGACACCGTGGAAACCTTCCGCGATATCCTTTCGGGGCTCCTCGACATCTACCTTTCCACCCTCAGCAACCGCACCAACGAAGTCATGAAGGTGCTGACCATCATCGCCACCCTCTTCATGCCCCTTACCTTCATTGCCGGTCTCTACGGCATGAACTTCCACTATATGCCCGAGCTCAACTGGCGCTGGGGCTACCCCGCCGTGCTCATCCTCATGCTTCTGGTGATCGGGGGGATGCTCGTCTTTTTCAGAAGGAAGAAATGGATATAG
- a CDS encoding TolC family protein has translation MDFTYPPTCSKQFRGILKVSVRYALPLAMALSASTGHCDTLPDTLSLSRGMAIEMAIRKNIDLRVESLNYSMAETDVDRSWGIYNPILVVSGTGGVTSVPGDPFFSSRYSTGSIGLTQYLPTGGYFSASTQSGYTNAEVSNPDSSTSTWQSTAGLALSQPLLKNAGKQTMELSITLAANALEDSRERYRFTTTDTVLAVITAYNHLYTLRQTLETKRGALKSAQDFLEELRKRPKPTALQKIELANTEYTIAQRLKDLVEAERSVSDQEANLRYLIGMEQKTRIIPVDPPPREEPQTTEDQAVKSALEYRSDLKQLRITLKSSQLQERVADHQTLPELTVSGSGGLTGTGTNFAESYRKVAQKPGTYWSAGMQLNVPLGNTAAYNDYLKNKIRTEQVQNQIDALVWKIRNDVEADMRALISARLQIQTTEKALQYAEQRHDEYRNQTRAGATTVQDFINAENDLIAARNAHQDSTEAFAYAVSKLWRDTGELLDHQGVRITSPDQLKSNK, from the coding sequence ATGGACTTTACTTATCCGCCAACATGCTCCAAACAGTTCCGGGGGATCCTAAAGGTCAGCGTCCGGTATGCGCTCCCGCTGGCAATGGCCCTCTCCGCAAGCACCGGCCATTGCGACACCTTACCGGATACATTGAGTCTTTCACGGGGAATGGCAATCGAAATGGCGATCCGCAAGAACATCGATCTGCGGGTCGAATCTCTTAATTACTCAATGGCGGAAACGGACGTTGACCGGAGCTGGGGAATCTATAACCCGATTCTGGTAGTTTCCGGCACGGGCGGAGTCACATCCGTTCCGGGCGACCCCTTTTTCAGCAGCAGATACTCAACCGGCTCCATCGGCCTGACTCAGTATCTTCCGACAGGCGGATACTTTTCTGCATCAACCCAAAGCGGTTATACAAACGCCGAGGTCAGCAACCCGGACTCATCCACCTCGACCTGGCAGTCAACGGCGGGCCTCGCACTCTCGCAACCTTTGTTGAAAAATGCGGGGAAGCAAACGATGGAATTGAGCATAACGCTGGCTGCCAATGCGCTGGAGGATTCAAGGGAACGGTACCGCTTCACCACCACCGATACCGTTCTGGCCGTCATTACCGCATACAATCACCTCTACACCTTGCGGCAGACCCTGGAAACGAAGAGGGGAGCCCTGAAATCCGCCCAGGATTTCCTCGAAGAATTACGCAAAAGGCCAAAACCGACCGCCCTCCAGAAGATAGAGCTGGCCAACACGGAATACACCATCGCCCAGAGGCTGAAAGACCTCGTGGAAGCGGAGAGAAGTGTAAGTGACCAGGAAGCGAACCTCCGATACCTGATCGGAATGGAGCAAAAGACCCGGATCATTCCTGTTGATCCGCCCCCAAGAGAGGAGCCGCAGACAACGGAGGATCAGGCGGTCAAGTCTGCCCTGGAGTACCGCTCCGACCTGAAACAGCTCCGCATAACCTTGAAATCGTCTCAACTGCAGGAACGGGTGGCCGATCATCAGACATTGCCCGAACTCACTGTCAGCGGCAGCGGGGGCCTCACCGGGACCGGCACCAACTTTGCGGAAAGCTACCGGAAGGTAGCGCAGAAGCCGGGAACGTACTGGTCGGCGGGCATGCAATTAAACGTGCCGCTGGGCAACACCGCCGCCTATAACGATTATCTCAAAAACAAAATTAGGACCGAGCAGGTGCAAAACCAGATCGATGCGCTCGTATGGAAGATACGCAACGACGTCGAGGCCGACATGCGGGCGCTTATTTCCGCGCGGTTGCAGATACAGACGACGGAAAAAGCACTTCAGTACGCCGAGCAGCGTCACGACGAATACCGGAATCAAACCAGGGCCGGTGCCACGACGGTTCAGGATTTCATCAATGCGGAAAACGACCTTATTGCCGCCCGAAACGCCCATCAGGACTCAACGGAAGCATTCGCGTACGCCGTCTCGAAGCTGTGGCGCGACACCGGCGAGCTTCTCGACCATCAGGGAGTACGTATCACGAGCCCGGATCAACTCAAGTCGAACAAATAG
- a CDS encoding c-type cytochrome, with protein sequence MSKTLKMAVLFLALTIGQTAVIPSGHADDDYATKIKKASQEKAEKEKKEREKKEKESKNHKPAPIPRPNPTPVPPTPAPAPKPIPAPAPKPTPAPTPAPTPAPAPAPAPTPVPAPTPAPTPAPAPVPAKTWALYNQYCAGCHGASKQGKTAAAIQSAISGNIGGMGYLSSSLTAAQITSLAAGQ encoded by the coding sequence ATGTCTAAAACTTTGAAGATGGCAGTACTCTTTCTGGCACTGACAATCGGACAAACAGCGGTAATTCCCTCAGGACATGCCGACGACGACTATGCAACGAAAATAAAGAAGGCTTCCCAGGAAAAGGCTGAGAAGGAAAAAAAGGAACGGGAGAAGAAGGAGAAGGAGAGCAAGAACCACAAACCGGCTCCGATTCCCAGGCCGAACCCGACGCCGGTCCCCCCGACTCCCGCGCCGGCTCCCAAGCCTATCCCTGCACCGGCCCCCAAACCGACCCCGGCGCCGACGCCGGCACCTACGCCCGCTCCGGCCCCGGCACCTGCTCCGACACCGGTTCCTGCGCCGACCCCGGCTCCTACTCCCGCTCCGGCTCCGGTTCCAGCCAAGACCTGGGCTCTGTACAACCAGTACTGCGCCGGGTGCCATGGCGCCTCGAAGCAAGGTAAAACCGCTGCCGCCATTCAGAGCGCCATCAGTGGCAACATCGGCGGCATGGGCTACCTCAGCAGCTCTCTGACCGCCGCTCAGATCACCTCTCTTGCTGCCGGTCAGTGA